The DNA region AGGAGGGGGGCAACGCACATGGCAATTGGGAGTATGCTTCATTCCTGAAAAGGCATTTGCCCGATGAAAACCGCAAGAACCATTGGTAACAAAGCAAGGCAATATGAAACCATGCATTATAGTACAAATCTGCTTTATTTAGCAATACAAGTGAGCAAAGAGCAGAGGAAGCATCACAGGGATACAGACCCCCGTACATCATAGAACTAGTCACTTGTGCTTTCATGATCACTGCAAGGGAGGAACACAACACCTGTGAGATGGGACATACTGGGCCAGTGGAAAGCTAGGGGGATTGTCCTGTTCTGGAGTAGGACCCAGACAGGGACCTTCCGATGGTGAGCAATGGAAGCTCAGATGCAGCAGGTGTGGCAGAGAGGACATGAGGGCACTCAGCAACTTCAGTTCTAACTCAAGgagtaagagaagaaagaagcaggAGAGAGGAAGCAACTGGAGGAAAGGGCAGTGAAgccggagagggagcctgagacGCTGTGGGACCACGAGCCCGTGGCAGGTGTTCAAGGCCTGTAGCCCTTCCTgccggaggaggaggtggtggtgctgaatttgaCGGTGGAACTGCTGCCCCCGGAGGAGCTGAGGCCACCACCTATTGCTCTGCCACTGTTGGAACTGAAGCCACCTCCAACGCTGAGACCACTGCCGTAGGAGTAGCCACTGCCTCCGCCCATGCCGTAGCCGCTGCTGACACCGCCTCCGCCCATGCCGTAGCCGCTGCTGACACCGCCAGCACTGCCATAGCCACTGGAAGTGGTGGACTGTACCACGGCTGGAGAGGCAAGGGGACAAGGCCATGACAAGACATGGTGAGCTCACTCTGCCACACAGAGTCCAGTCAGAAGAGCACAAGGGCAAGGGAGGGAGGCAAGTGAAGGTACTTACAGATGTTGACTTGTCCAGCGCCTTCCCCATACAGCCTAGGAGAGAGGAGACACAGCCATTATGAGACCTCAGAGCCAGAGCTGGACCAGCGTGGGAAGCTTTGGCGTGAGGAGAGCCCATGGGGAACGTGCCTTCTACGTGGTTTTCTGGGAGTGGCATTATGGCCACGACTAGAGTGCCTTCCAGTGGTGCTCACTGGCTGGACACCTTGGAGATGGACCCAGATGTTTGAGGAGGTTGTGTGAGTTACTCACCTGCACTCCTCGCCCTCCAGCAGCTTCCTGTAGGTGGCGATCTCCACGTCCAGGGCCAGCTTGACATTCATGAGCTCCTGGTAGTCCTTCAGTAGCTGCGCCATGTCCTGCTTGGCCTTCTGCAGGGCGTTCTCCAGCTCGGCCAGCTTGTTCTTGGCATCCCTGAGGGCCAGCTCCCCACGCTGCTCTGCATCGGCGATGGCGGATTGCAGGCTGGTGCACTAGAGGGGAAGATGGGCAGATGAACCTGCAATGTGGACTCCTGAGGAGATGAACCATGGTTCTTCTTTCCCAGTGAGGAAGAGCTCTAGAGCCCAGATTCCATGGAAAAGGAGGTTTGATTCTTTTTGTCCAGTCTTTTTCCATTCTGCAAACCTGAACTAGGCTAGGAGCTCCCTATGCGTCTCTGTGTTAACCATCCTAATGAAGATGGAGGTGGTGAGTGCTGGAAGATACTACAGCAGACCCAAGACCAGGGGACATTGGAAGAAATGGACCCACTGGCTTCTTCTGAATGTTGACAGTTTGGGTAAGTTCATATGCGTGCACGCTAACTCACACAAAACCACAGACACCCACAGTGAGGAGATGATTTCACTTTAAACTGTTGTGACCTTGCCTTCCTTCCACTTCACATTTTTGGAAAACCCTCATTTGTCCTGTGTCTTTACTCAGCTTCTTTTTACATCAAATCTGAGCATATTTGCAGCACTCTTCCTCACACTTTCTGGCCTGACCTTTTCTTTGCCAACTTGTGTCTTGCATTCCCTAATCAATCATTCATCTTATTGAATCTCATTTCAGTGCCTCAAGACCTTATCTTTGTACTGCTGACCAGTTGAGATTGGCCCTGTCATGCGTTTATCTCCTGCTCTTGGGTTGGGATCCATCTCTCTAAACTGTGGGAACTCACTAAGGGAGGAAGTACATGGCCTCCCCTCCCTGCTGTTCCCTCAGTGCCCAGGAATTCCCTACATGGTGGTTGATGATCCCTGGTGGTCTAGGAAGGAAAGGATGCTTTTCTCCTCCATGGTCCCCACCATACCTGCTTCTTGACGTGGTCGATCTCAGATCTCAGCCTCTGGATCATGCGGTTGATCTCAGCGATCTCCTGTTTGGTGGTGCGCAGGTCGTCCCCATATCTGCACGCTGAACTCTGCAGCTCCTCGTACTGTAAaccagagggagagaggatggtGTTCATGGGCTTCACAGGACACTAATCAAGGTTTTCACAAATCGAAACTAATGGTTTCTCCACAAGGCGTTTTAAGAAAATTGGTGTTACAAGGTCATGGACACTGTACACCCATCACACACCACCCTTGGTAGGACCACTGACTGCCTGGTTCTCTTCAGGACCAGAACATCCTCTGTACTGTTTCTGAGAACCAGCATCAGGGTGAAGCTAAAGCAAAGATCCCTTGGCCTTTATCTATGGTAGCTTTTGTCCTACATTTAGGTTCCTTGACTTACTAGACTTGGACATAAATACTGTAAAGATCTACTCTGTTGGTTCAGGGTACACGTTCTTTGAGTGGACCCCTGCTTCCTAGATGTAGATTTCCCGAGTGAAGTCTCGGGAAGCCTTGCTGGTCTTCCGGGGGGAGGTACAGGGATTCTTCAACAGCTTCCCCCTCACTGCTCACCTTGCACTTGTACCAGGACTCAGCCTCCTCCCGGCTCCTGCGAGCGATCTCCTCATATTGGGCTTTGACTTCAGCGATGATGCTGTCCAGGTCCAGGGTGCGGTTGTTGTCCATGGAGAGGACGACAGAAGTATCTGACACGTGGGTTTGCATCTGAGCCAGTTCCTGCAGAACATGAGATCGTCAGATCCTCTTTTCCCATGACATTTACAGAGGTACCCAAGCCTAAGATTTTCCATCCTTTGCAAATCTCTTTAGAGTCAATAAAACAGTGTGGAAAGATGCTTACTGCTTCATAGAGGGCTCTGAGGAAGTTGATCTCATCTATGAGAGCGTCTGCCTTGGCTTGTAGATCAACCTTACTCATGTAAGCAACATCCACATCCTAGGGAAGAAGCCAAAAACTTGGGATCAGATGAGCCGAGCCCTCCTTCCCAGTCTGCTCCTCCTTTAGTCTCGCTGATTATTCTTTTCTCAGAGTCCTCTCCTTCGGCAAAGAAACATGAACCCCTGATCTTACTCATCTCACCTTCTTTAGATTCACAAATTCATTCTCTGCTGACGTGCGCTTGTTGATTTCATCTTCATATCTGGAATTAGAAAGGGTAAAACCTAATTGAGTCAGTGGTGAAGATGATACAGAAAAGGCAGCCTGGGATCCCAACTTCCCACAATGGATATATCCAAATGGAACTTTCCTGCCAGTAAGCCTAAAAGATGAATTCTGTGGTCCCTAAATTGTTTACATCTTTACTCTCCCCATCCACCTGTATGGCCATTTTGTTCTTCGGGGTTTGTGTTTAGGCAAGAATTGTGGTTTCATTTCCATGGACACGTTTTACTAAGAATCATGCCCTCATTTGGACCTGGTCATCTAATAGACTTGAAGCACGGGCTTCAGGTAACTGAGCCCTTTTCTCTCCTGTAACTCACTTCTTCTTGAAGTCCTCTACCGTGTCCTGCATCCCCCTGAGCTCTGAGTCCAGACGGCTTCTCTCTGAGACAAGGCAGTCCAGCTGTCTCCTGAGATTGTTGATGTACTGCTCGAAATAAGGCTCCAGGCTCTGCCTCACGGTCTTGGTGCCCTGCTCCTGCAGCAGGGCCCACTTGGTTTCCAGGACCTTGTTCTGCTGCTCCAGGAATCGGACCTGGAGAAAGACAAGATGGTTATTTGTCcaacaaaggaaagaaggaaggaaggaaggaaggaaggaaggaaggaaggaaggaaggaagagaggtgaGTTGACTGTCCCCAAGCAGATCTGATGGTCCCCATGGTGCTGGGCTACTCCAGAGCATGTACAGAGGCTCAGGCTGACAGCTCTGCTCCCCTGACTGTTTTCCTTCACACCACACAGATCTCACTGGCCAAGTTTCCCCAGGGAGCTATCAGATAGTCCCTCTTCTCAATTACGGAGCCTGTCAGTCAGTgactttcaacatttcttttcttcctcttgatAAGCACAATCACAAATGCactttaaaatagtatttctcTCGTATATTGCGCAGAGTTATTTTATAGAGTGTATCTCAGTTAAAGGGATGTCAAATGTTTAGAATCTAATGGTTAAATTCCAACCCTATTGATGATTGGATTTAATCTTCTTTCCCATCTAGTGTATGAGTCCCTCTAAAACAAGCTCCCTTAATGCTCATGATCTGGTTCTACAAGTTAAGTATTTCTATGCACATATACATGTTTCTGAgtcttttttccctgtaatttcctttggttttttatcttctttccttccccgCCGCCACCCCAGCTAAGGCTCAAGTGCTGTTTCCACTGTAATTCCCTTTTTAATTTCTTAGACCCTTCAGAAGATCAAGCTAACTCGTTCCATTCTCTCAGTTCCTTTCCTTTGCTTGAGGGTTATCAAGAGTGGAGAATGCTTcccaggcaggaataaagacatttaaGGGATCAGTAGCTGTAAGTGATTTTTATCACCTTCTACCTGTGGCCCACATGGAGCCTGTCCTGCATCCCAGTGGAGAGCTAGCCCgagtcccctcctccctctctcccgaGACTCCCCCTGGTAGGACATTGGTTGCGTCTCTCGACTGGGGACTCTGAAATCCCAGTGGAGGGCAGGTGCTCCCGGCTCACCTTGTCGATGAAGGAGGCGAACCTGTTGTTGAGGGTCTTGATCTGCTCCCGCTCCTCAGTCTTGATTCGCTGGATGGTGGGGTCGATTTGCAGGTTGAGGGGAGTCAGGAGACTCTGGTTGATGGTGACCTCTTGGATGCCTCCAGGGGGGCAGATGGAGAAGCCAGAGCCCCCATAGCCACCACTAAAGCCAGCTCCACCACCGAGCCCAATGCCACCACCAGCTCCACTGCCGAAACCAAATCCACTCCCGTCTCCACATCCAAAACCAAGACCGCCTCCAGCTCTGCCGCCATATCCGCCACCGAAGGCACAGCTGCCCCCTCCGAGGGAGATCCTCTTGGAGCCCCCTATGCCATAGAGGCTGCGGCTGCCAAAGCTAGCTCCTGCACCCACTCCAGTGAAGCCTCCACTGCCCCTGGAGCGGCACACGGACATGCTGCTGAAGCCAGAGCGGTTGACCCCAGGGACTCTGGCTGAGCCGGCACTGAAGACACGGCGGCTGCCACTTTGGCTTCTCACGGTGGATCTAGAAGTCATGATTCCTGAAGTCGAAGAGGCTGAGGAGGGCGTGAGAGGTGGAGGGTAGAGCTGAGAGGAGCAGATCGGTGAGACGAGGTTCCCAGCAGTGGCTTATATATGGGGAATATGGGCTGGGCTCAGTGCTGGAAGGTGAGCCTGCAGGTTGGGGAGGCTGGGCTTTACAAAGAGTGAGATCACCCCGAGGCACTATGAAGGTATGAAGTATGAATGTTGCTTCTTTTGCATCCTTTACTCGTGGAGAAATTCTCCTGGCTTCTAGCCTTGACTTGATCACAACACAATAAGTCTGGATGTAAATTCACTGAAGTCATGAGTTAGTCATGTTCTcaaacaaaggagacaaggagtTGATCTGTGATAATTGTCCCCTCCTTCTGCTTActcagacactgttctgtttgCCCCTTTCCCACACAGTTTTTCTCTTCCACCAGCACCACCCTTCCCATCAAGTTGGACTGCCTCTGAGAGCTAATAGGCATTTGCCCTGTGGCCTGAGCAAGAAGTGGCTTGTGGTGTTTTTCCGCCATGTTTGCACCTGTCCTTCTGGAGCTCCTGGATGCTTTTCTGGTGGCCTGGCCTGGGAATGGGGGCTACTTTGGGGACATGACCCTCCTTTGAAGGGCAAGAGGGACAAAGGAGCTGAGTTTTTACAGCATAAGAGCATCTCTATCCTGTGTGGAATTGGCAGTTTCATAATAGGATAAGAGATCTCCCAAGCCCACCCTGCCCAGAGATCTGACTTCTTGTGATTTCTACCCATGCCTGCACCTCCCTCCCTAGTGTTTGTTTTCCCATTGAGCTGATGaccctgtacattttttttaacaaaatgaaattcaTAGACACCTTTTTCTCTGGTTTTTTGGAATGTTAACTTAGAGTTTAATTTAAAGAAGCTAAAATGAGTAGGACAAAAATCATTAAGGGAATTCACTGCATTTTGGTGCCCATAGATTCTGACCTTTCTTATGAATCAAGAATTATATATCTTAATGTGGTGTGCACAGAAAGTTGAGGGGCATATAGAAGCAGTGAATCATAAAAATGTGCCTTTATAAGTGTGATGATGTCACAAGTaaattccaaatttatatttctaatctCAGTGCTTGAAATCTCAAATCCCCAGACACATTCTTAGAGGGTGGGAAGGCTGTCAAGTGAGCATGGTGTTTGGTTTATGGGGAAAGAGATTCATTTCTTAGTCCATACATTAAGTAGTAAGAGGAATATTGAGAGCAATTGTAGGCATGGTGATTTATGAGAATATCTGGTTAATTGACAACCAAGGGAGGAAAGACAAACTCCCCTATTGAGATGAGCCTGAGAAAAGCTCTTGTTACTATTTTATAAGCAATTCAATCTCTCCAGTGTTACGGAGGCACAGCATCCAGGAGAGCAGGGCATTCCCTACCCAAAGGAGTGCTAACTCAGCATCTGGCAGGAAAGAGGTACCTTCTCAAGGCAATGGAAGCAGctccccttcctccaccctgGTTGCACAATGCTTTACTAAGAAATGTGATTCCACCcaattctgagaaagaagctTTCCTTTCCATGGCATGGTGTTCTGAGCTACTCTCTTGGGATAGATTCTTTAGACTTGGCATGGATGaggccaggaggggagggagggttagCAAGTCAAGTTGGAGCAACATGCATTTGTCCAATGTCCTGTGTCTATGTCAATGTCCCATGTCTGTGTCTGCTTTCACATTGCAATGGCAAAGTTGAGTAATGGTTGCAACAGAAGTGTGTATGACTGGCAAagcttaaaaaatttattagatggcgctttaaagaaaaatgtgccaACCCCTGGTTAAGAGCAAGGGCTCTGGAGACAGAGTGCTCAGGCTCACAGGCTCCCGTGGTCTTTATGCAAATTACTCATTTTTAGAGCTGTAAACTGGGGGATGaaaatagtacctatctcacagTGATGTGAGGATTACGTGAAATAATTCACGTAAAAGGTCTTAGCACTGTGTCTGCGCATAAGTTCTCAATGAAGATGAGCTAATATCATCATTATAATGGAAGTATGAAGAAGCTTGGTGTGTTCAGGGACCCACAAGAAGCTTCAAGAACAGAACACAGGGACAAACTGTATGTgtctgggaggggtggggagaaaatGCGACCAGTGTTGCAGGTTTGTGCCACATTAGTGAGACCAGAAGCCACAGGTAGAAGTTTGTCCTTGCTCCTGGAGGCCATGCAGAGGCACGAGATCAGAAGGGTGATTTGAAAGCTTGCTGGCACTCAGAGCAGCAGGCAGGGAAGAGCTTTTCTCCAGCAGCAGCTCCTTGCTCAAGGGGCTGGAAGAAAGCGGTGGTCAGAGGAAGGCAGCATCCAAGTCCTAGGAGAGAGCCTGGCAGGCTGCCCTCTCCCTCTTGCGGAGTCAGGTTCTCTGCTGTAACCCTCTTCCGGGTCCTTATCTGTCCTCTGGGCTGTGCACACGGGGACAGGCTTCTGTCAAACAGCACAGGTGATCAGATCACTTCCTCTTTTAGTACTAATTGTATATCTTTTCCAGGGTGGGAGCAGACTCGTCCTCCAATGATGTATATAATTCAATTGCAGCAGGAACCTCACATTCAACCATTTAGCCTATCAGAGGATGATTTCACTTCAACATATGATCCAATGTGAAATTTGGCATGTGCACCAGATAGCATCAGCAATGTAAAGTATCATGTTTGTTTCATTTCCTGACACAAGTATTTCTCCTATTGGTAGATTTATaagtcattcatatatatatcacCACCTGCCAGGGAATGCTGTTCTAGGAACCAATTCCAGGGACCCTGACACTGAGTCATGTCCACTGAGAGGGCTCATGAGAGATGATGAGGGCTCCTGAGAGAGTGGAGGGGGAGTCAGGGGGGAGGGACCCTGCGGCTGATCCATTTCTGTCCACTCTTTTCAAGTCCCACTACCCTTAAAAGGTCAAGGGCAAGTGGTTCATTTGCCCTtgattttctctatctttctttgtctgggtGTGGGAAGTGTGCCGTGTTCCCTAACCCATTTTTAGACTGCCTCCCTGGACTAAGCTGTACTTCTACCCTCCTCTGGAATGCAGTACTCTGCCCTCTTCCCCTGTTTTAGCGCCCAGGAGAGGGTTATGTTCATAGGCAGTGGGGACCCACTGGATGGTTAGAGAATTGACTTCTCACGTGAAATCTTCCCAGTGATCCTGAATCATGTCCTATGGTGGAGCACAGGGGAGTTATATTTTCCCAGAGGAGAAAGGTGGGGAAGCCGGACCTTCATAATAAGATTAAAACAAAGAATGATAAGCCAAGCAACTATGTGAGAGAAACTGAAGCAAAGCTGCGTGAGTAACTCCAGCAACAGCCAGCCTCCTCCTCAGCAGGCTGCTGAACCCAGCCTCTACTCTCTGCTGGGAGAGGCTCCATCCAGGCTGGTGTTGTCTCTCATGGCCATGGAATGAGGAAGGCCTTTGTTCTAGGGCCCAAGGATTAAACCATACTCCTTGCATTTTTCCCAGCatggaggaaggcaggagggatcCCCTGAAGGCTGAGCCCATGGAAAGTCTGCCTCAGGAGGATTTGCCttgtctttctgtctccctgGGTGGAGCTGGCAGATGAGAATGAGGAATAGGCCATTGTCACATTCCGTCAAAAGCTTAAGACTAAGTGCCTAACCCTGCAAGCCCCAGAGCAGGATGATGCTGTTCAGAGGGAATCCCACAGACCCAGTCTTGTCCCTGGGGAGCACCCATTGAAAGAGAAACACCTGCAACCACACATGTAAAGGATGGAGACAGTAGCACTGTCACCGACCAGGGTTCTtagcctccttaatcaatagaaattgatcagaggtcagacaagaaattcaggcaaggctttattgggacccTTACTGCAGCAGCGGGGAGTGAGAACAAGTAACGTATTTCCTTGCTAGCTCAGGAgcgagcttgttccttatatagggtgagggtaggggtgtgcccaggggtcgggctggaggggtggcttaggtgatTTGGCCACCCTtttggtggtgttgtgtgcagggggcatgcgcagtaccctgcttttgctcccagctcttcagaagtggcagttgggtttgttcggtctttttgtatcttgttgtccataatttgccccaactgcacatatacagttatttttagtcccttataagtttctttgtattttgttgttcaAGGAGATGCTTgcccaggtgcaagcactgcagcaaagggtcccaggacccaggtcccagcctgtctcagcaCCAAAAGTTGGAGTGGAAAGTGCAGCCTTCTATGATATACAGAGTGGTTCAGAAAGTATTGAAACTTTCAAAATTGTATTACTTAGTAACCATGCTGTATATAAACATGTAGTATGCACTAAACAGTAGAGCTTCCCTTGTATTTCTCAATTTTCACACACAGAGTCTACCCATTTTTGGCAGAGAGCACAGTGATGGGGTCGCATATCTGGATATGATACCTGCGTGGATTTATTCACAGCTGCAGGTAGTTTCTGACAATTCTGTCTTCCAGCAGGATGGGGCTCTACCTTAAGTCGATCGTAGGGTCCAGAGGTCATGGAAAGAACACCTTCCACGGGGCTCAGTGAGATGCTCGGTTCAAAGTATTGACCTCTGGAACTACAGTCCGAAGTCCCCAGATGTCACTCCATGTGACTTCTAGGGGATATAAGTCAAGAACCTTGTGTTTGTCCCACGTCTTCCTCATAGTCTGGAGGAGATGAAGGGAAACATTGTGGCTGCCATTTCAACTATCAAAAGTAATATTCAACAAAGGGTCTGGGATGAATTGGTGCAATTATTAGCCTACAGAATTGAAGCATGTCATGTACCTTGAGGGACAAAAATTGAGTGTTTGTACAGTTatagaaaaaaatctctgatttTTCCCTTCAACTGATTTTGGTACCTCTTCTTATAAAAACTAGTTACTGAGTAATACATGTTTGGaaatgttcatttctttctgacTCGCCCTGTACATACTGGTATTGGGTAGGTAGGTGCACTTGAAAGTATAAGTCGCTGATAAGTGCATCATTGGGCTGGGACTGAAGGCATATTTGGATGAAGGGGACAACCTTTGGCTTTCCTAATTGATGTGGGGAAACTAGTTGGAGGAGGAGGAGCAACTGGTATCTCGTGAGTGAGGCATTTTAATGCTCTGAAGCAAGAGTGATGCAGGAGGTGAGAAGTGTTTTAGAGAAGATGTGAGGATGGGGAAAAACAAGTTGAACCCCAGGGCTAGTGTGGAGCATGCCTGGGATGAGCAGCAAAAAAGAGCATGGGGAAGAGGACAAGGGGCCAGAGCCTCCTTCGTCATATGTCCTCAGTTCTCGGTAGGAACAGAGGTTGAAGAGAGCCAAGCCAGGGCTCCAGGGGAGACCAAGGAAGTGCCCAAGAAGAGTTACCAGTGGactggtttctttctctctccactgcCTCCCTCACATCCTTGCCTCCCTTCTTATGTCTGCCTCCTCTTTGAGCTTCTGGTTTTCACCTCCTCACCTCTGCAGGGTCCACCTCTCTATAGtgtgtcattaaaaaaaagtatagttgGGTGAAAATTCTCCAACATTTTAATAAGATACACGAAGTATCTGACTTAAATAACATGAGTGATTAGAAAAGATGCACCTTATGGGATGATGTCTTCCTACATCTGCCTTCTGGTTAAACTCCCTTTATTTCAGTAAAGGGGAAATATTGGTTAATTATGAATGTACTGGGTAATTCTCCCCACCAATTCAGGATGATTTGGAGTAATTCCTACCCCCAAAAAAATTCATCTCAAAACCATCTGAATGTCCTAGAGAGCAAACATGCCTCCAACTGTCTCCTCTGAGATTTCTTGGCATTCAATGGCTACTTCCATTTGTTAATCCTTTATAATCTTACTTTAAACCTAGGGTTGGAATTAGTAACAGATCATTGATACTCTGGCACAAGTCTGTGGAACTAACATTGCAAAGGAGACCTCAGGTTGGATCTGCTACATTTAGCTTCTTTCCGATTTTCCTCTGCCCTTCCCTCAGCCACTTCCAGAAAATAGCTTGAATTTTTCCGATAGGCCCAGAAGAACATTCAAGATGGCTAGAAAAGTTTGGACCCTGTGGCAGAAACAGTTTATTTGGCTAATCTAGATTCCATTCCTgagttacttttttctttcccgTTTCCACTTTAGAAACTTGAAACATGAAatattctttctcttaaaaatttttgtgtttattgaggtatagtttatatacagtgaaatgcacagatcttaagcgTGGTGTTCaattaattttgacaaatttGCTCACTTCTGTATCCACACAATATCAAGACATAGAGCACTTCCATTCCTCCAGAAAATTCCTCTGTGCCCTTTCCCTTTAATCCCACTGGCTAAAGCAATCACTGTTTTGATTTTTCCAccttgaattaatttattttagaattttatataactggaatcacacagcatttacttacatatttataaatatatatgtatatatttgtgtgtgtgtggttttttcagtcagcaaaatgtttttgagattcatccagttGG from Pseudorca crassidens isolate mPseCra1 chromosome 11, mPseCra1.hap1, whole genome shotgun sequence includes:
- the LOC137201943 gene encoding keratin, type II cytoskeletal 6A-like isoform X1, which encodes MTSRSTVRSQSGSRRVFSAGSARVPGVNRSGFSSMSVCRSRGSGGFTGVGAGASFGSRSLYGIGGSKRISLGGGSCAFGGGYGGRAGGGLGFGCGDGSGFGFGSGAGGGIGLGGGAGFSGGYGGSGFSICPPGGIQEVTINQSLLTPLNLQIDPTIQRIKTEEREQIKTLNNRFASFIDKVRFLEQQNKVLETKWALLQEQGTKTVRQSLEPYFEQYINNLRRQLDCLVSERSRLDSELRGMQDTVEDFKKKYEDEINKRTSAENEFVNLKKDVDVAYMSKVDLQAKADALIDEINFLRALYEAELAQMQTHVSDTSVVLSMDNNRTLDLDSIIAEVKAQYEEIARRSREEAESWYKCKYEELQSSACRYGDDLRTTKQEIAEINRMIQRLRSEIDHVKKQCTSLQSAIADAEQRGELALRDAKNKLAELENALQKAKQDMAQLLKDYQELMNVKLALDVEIATYRKLLEGEECRLYGEGAGQVNISVVQSTTSSGYGSAGGVSSGYGMGGGGVSSGYGMGGGGVSSGYGMGGGSGYSYGSGLSVGGGFSSSSGRAIGGGLSSSGGSSSTVKFSTTTSSSGRKGYRP